GATATTGACAAATTTGATGGTTGTGGTGATTACAGGATATGGAGGAGAAAAATCAGTTCACTTTTGGCACAACAGAAACTGCTAAGAGTACTTGAGGAACCAATTGAATGGCCATAAGGCACATGAAGAATCCAGCAAGAAGAACTTCTGGAAACAGCAACAGGGATAATAATCTTTAATCTGTTTGATGCAATTATCAGACTTGTGGACAAAGAAGAGACCCCAGCCAAGATTTGGAGGAAATTGGAAGAGTAATTCCAACAGATCGAGTCTCTCACCAACAAAATTTTCttgaaagaaagaatttttGGTTTCAAGATGAGTCCAACTAAGTCCCTGGATCAGAACTTAGATGAGTTCTTGAGGATGCACATTGAGTTAGCAAACTCAGGTGAAAATGAGGCTTTGAGTGATGAAAATCAAGTCATCATTATCTTGAATTCACTCCCTGATTCTTACAGAGAAGTGAAAACTGCCATTAAATATGGTAGGACTGAATTGGATGAGGTCATTTCTGCTTTAAAATCTAAGGATTTGGAAATGAAAAATGAGAAGTCAGGGAACTCTCATGGTGAACTAAATTTCAGTCAAGGGAAGAGTAAATTAAAGAAGACTCCCTACAGGGGTAGGAGTCAAAACCATGGACCTAACAAAGGATCTAACCATGGAAGGGGAAGGTCTCAATCTAAAGGGCCTTAAGACACAAATGGAAGAGTAGGTCATATGAGGAAGGATTGCTATTACTGGAAAAGGagtaacaaaaacaaaaatgatagcCAAAAACAGTCAAATTAATAATCATAGATCTGACTACCACtcaaacagaaataaaaatcaacAAGAAGCAAATTACACAGATGGATATGAGAGTGGGGAACTTTATGTTGCTGCATCATCTTTTAAAGATGATTGGATCATAGATTCTGAGTGTACTTTTCACATGACTAACAGTAAAAATTTTCTTACTGATTTCAGGACATCAACTGAGGGGAAAAGTCATACTTGGAAACAACCAATCATGCAACATTGAAGGTTCTGGAACACTTAGTTTCAAAATGTTTGATGGAGTAATCCGATCACTCACAGGGGTTAGGTATGTCCCTAATTTGGctagaaatttaatttctataagTGTTCTAGATGACATGGGTATTGTGAATAAAATTCAGGCAAGTACAATAAAATTAAGCAAGGGATCTATGACTATCATAAAGGGTTACAAGCATGAAGGATTGTACTACCTACAAGGAGAACCAGTAACTCAATGCAACAACTCAGTGGTCATCTCAACAGATGACAAGAAGGCAGTCCTATGGCACAGAAGGCTAGGGCATCTCAGTGAGAAAGGATTGCAAGTGATGAGTGAGCAAAACCTACTAGGCAGAGACAAGGTGGGAAAACTTGACTTTTGTGAATCATGCATTTTGGGAAACACCATAGACTAAAATTCAAAACAGGTATACACAAAACTAAACACCCTCTAGAATATGTGCATACGGACTTATGGGGTCCTGAAAAGACTCTAACACATAGAGGTAATGCCTACTTCATGTCTATAGTGGATGATCACTCTAGGAAAGTTTGGATTTttctacttaaaaataaaatgatgcaTTTAGTAGATTTGTTTAATGGAAAACCTTGATGGAAAATATCACAGATTACAAACTGCTTAGAACTGACAATGGTTTGGAGTTTTGTAATGATATTTTTGATAGTTATTGCAAAGAAGTAGGGGTTCAAAGACATAGAATTGTCAGACTCACTcctcagcaaaatggagttgctgAAAGAATGAATAGGACTTTGATGGACAAAGTCAGATGCTTGTTACTACAATCTGGACTTGCTAAAGCATTTTGGGGAGAAGCTGTGATGACTACAGCTTATGTAATCAATAGATGTCCAGCCAGTGCTATTGATTACAAGACACCAGAGGAAGTGTGGTTTGGAAAACCTCCAGATTTGTCAAATCTGAGAGTCTTTGGCTGTGCAGCTTATGCACACCAAAGTGTGGGAAAGTTAGAGCCAAGAGCTCTAAAATGCATATTCTTAGGCTATCCAGAAGGCACTAAGGGATACAGGTTATGGGTAAAATCTAAACCTGGtcttaaaactattaatagtaGAGATGTTATATTTAAGGAAGATGAATTTCCTTGTGTTACTAACAGTTTATCTAGTGCAGAAACTTCTTTACAGCCTTACAATGCAGGTACTAAAGTTGATTACCAAGTTCTGAGTCAAGCTCAAACACCTGGCACTGATCAGGTGGAACACAATGTCCCTGAACCTGATACAAATCAGGTGGAACCTGAtactcaagaacaaggagatCCAGAATTGAATGTTGATACTAATCAGGTGGAACCTGACACTAAACAACAAACAGAAACTGAAGCACTTGAAGATTATCAACTTGCAAGGGATAGGGCAAGAAGAGCTCCAAAGCCCAATTAGAAATACATGTTAAATGTATGGGAAGAAGTCCTTGCCTATGCTTACCTAGGTGCTACAAGTTTGTCAGAGCCAAATTCTTATGAAGAGGCAATTTCTGGAAAAGATGCTAAGAAATGGCATGGTGCTATGGATGAAGAAATGGTTTCCCTAAAGAAGAACAAGACCTGGATTCTAATCAGAAGACATAAAGGAAGGAGCATCATTGCTTGCAAATGGTTATTCAAGCACAAGGAAGGCAGAACTGAGAATGATCCTATAAGATACAAGGCTAGGCTTGTAGCTAAGGGTTTCACACAAAAGGAGGGGCTAGACTTTTACAGAGATTTTTTCACCAGTGGTTAAGTACAAAACAATTAGAATCATGCTTGGACTTGCTGTCCAATATGATCTAGAAGTGGACCAAATGGATGTTACCACTGCTTTTTTGCATGGGGAATTAGAAGAGGACATACTGATGGAACAACCTAAAGGATACATTGAGAAAGGAAAATAAGACTATGTTTGTAAGTTGGTAAAGTCCCTATATGGATTGAAATAATCCCCAAGGCAATGGAATAAAAGATTTGATGAATTCATGCACAAAAGGGGATTTCAGAGAAGCTATTATGACTCTTGCCTATACTACAAGGGTAGTGATATTAAAGAGGCAATCTACTTACTTTtgtatgtagatgatatgcttATAATAAGCAAAGAAAGAGCCAAGATAGAACTCATGAAGAGTTGGTTAAAATCTGAGTTTGAAATGAAAGACCTTGGATTTGCTTCTAAGATCCTTGGGATAAATATTAAAAGGAATAGAAGCAAAGGTCTACTGGTTTTAGATCAGGAGGATTACATCAAGAAAATCATAGAGAAGTTCTCTATGGGAGATTCAAAGATCACTAAACAACCTATGACAAACCAGTACATCCTAAGTAAAGACCAATGTCCTAAAACTCAAGCAGAGAAGGAAGAAATGAGTGAGGTGCCTTATTCAAATGCTGTAGGGTCTATTATGTATCTAATGGTATGTACAAGACCTGACTTAGCCTACTCAATCAGTGTATTGAGTAAATACATGTCAAATCTAGGGAGAGAACATTGGAAAGCTATGAAATGGGTATTCAAATATCTAATTGGTACTAAAAGGGTTGGTTTAAAGTTCAAAAGACAAAACAGCAACAACACCATTGAAGGCTACAGTGATGCTGATTTTGTAGGGGACAGAGATAGTAGAAAATCAACTTCAGCTTACTATTTTCTAGTAGAAGGAAAATGTGTAAGCTGGAGAGTTCAACTACAACCTGTAGTGGCCTTATCCACTACTGAAGCTGAATATGTAGCAGCTACAGAGGCAATAAAGGAAGCTATTTGAATTAAAGGGCTTATGAAGGATCTAAACTTATTGGAGAAAAACCCTATAGTCTATTCAGATAGTCAAAGCTGAATACACCTTTTCAAAAATCCTATGTTTCATGACAGAACGAAACATATAGAGATCAAGTACCACTTCATCAGAGACAAAGTGATACAAGAAGAGATCAAAATCGAGAAAGTACCAACAGAGGAAAACCCAGCTGGCATTGGCACTAAAATCCTAAACATGGGAAAATTCAAGCATTGCATGAATTTGCTAGGTATGGGCAATGGTGATTAACCATTGCCACATGAGTTAGGACCCTCAGAAAAGACACAAAATACATTTACTTATAATTAGAAAAGTCCTAGTTGGATTGAGGTGGAATTTGTTGGAATTAAATCCAACTAACACTTTCCTAATTATAAGTCTGTTACAAAAGAAGACAACTTGCACAATTACAACAACCACAATACAGTTACAAATCAAGATCCTAACTGTAATTAACAAATCAACAGAAAACTACCTGACAACTCATCAATCCGAGACCACTTTCCCTACTCTTTTCCCAACAGTATAAATGACTGCTCTTGGCTTATTTTTTGCCCAGAGCTGAAGACTAGAGAGAGAGTGAACCTTGTAATTGCTCTGAGTTCAATGATAAGAACTCAGAGTTGAGAAAAAGAGAGGAGAGTAAGAATCtgtgagaagagagagagagtgttctTGAGAAGAAAAGAAGTAGAACCAGGAGATAAACAAAAGCAGTAGAGAATCGAGTCTTACCAGTTGATCTGTAGCTGGAAGCTCCATCAATCGTGTATTGGATCTTGATTTTAATAGTGCAAGGCTCTGCTCATTTTTCTGAGGCGAGCTCGATCAAGAGGACTACCCCATCAACTCAGggggaacctctataaaatacTGTGTTTGCTTCTCCTCTTCCCTAACTCTCATCTGCATAATCAAATCACATTCATCTTTGAACATTGCATATATATTCGATAAAAACTAACCCTAGAAACTAAGCAAGAAAACCTGATCAATTTTCTGTGTTTTTGTTTTGGTAAAGTTAAATGCTTTAATCAAGTGTAATGTGTCAAGTTTTGCATGTGATACGTGGACAGTTTGTGTCCACTTGCTGAGTTGTTAAAGGTCAAGATTGACCTTGTgttttgtgtgtgtgagttgACTTATGTAGGGATAAGAGTGTAAAATCCcaacatattatttttatgaatatatattacaaagTAAAATTAACTGacaacttaattaattataatgccaaattattgtaaaattattttaatagaatCGAAATCTATTTTATCAAAAATCAAACCTCATAGATTAAAATTATACTGCAAAAAGTAAAACTGCAAAAATTAGAATAGCACGCGAGATATCACCAATTCTTGTAATTTGTTACTAGTCTACAATCAGTACTTGATTTGTCTAACAACAATCTCTCTGGTCAAATTCCCTTAAGTTTAGCAACAATATCATTTTTGAAGTTCTTGAAGTTTGTGGATCTCCTCTAACAAACTCATGAAACAATAATGGAAATAATGGAAGCATTAATGTTGTTGAAGATGGTGACAAATGGTTAGACACATGAAACAATTTCATATGGAAATTGGAGTTGGATTCCTCGTTGGATTTGTTAGAGTTTGTGTCAATATTTTTCTCTTGACATCTTGGAGACATGTATATTTCGGATTTCAATTGAAATGGCTGGTATTGTATTTGATCCTTTCAGTG
This Cannabis sativa cultivar Pink pepper isolate KNU-18-1 chromosome 6, ASM2916894v1, whole genome shotgun sequence DNA region includes the following protein-coding sequences:
- the LOC133039422 gene encoding secreted RxLR effector protein 161-like, which produces MHKRGFQRSYYDSCLYYKGSDIKEAIYLLLYVDDMLIISKERAKIELMKSWLKSEFEMKDLGFASKILGINIKRNRSKGLLVLDQEDYIKKIIEKFSMGDSKITKQPMTNQYILSKDQCPKTQAEKEEMSEVPYSNAVGSIMYLMVCTRPDLAYSISVLSKYMSNLGREHWKAMKWVFKYLIGTKRVGLKFKRQNSNNTIEGYSDADFVGDRDSRKSTSAYYFLVEGKCVSWRVQLQPVVALSTTEAEYVAATEAIKEAI